A single genomic interval of Longimicrobium sp. harbors:
- a CDS encoding DUF305 domain-containing protein, with translation MSKLLRRTAAPLAAAILAACGPAVSADPPQSAPPAVPVQATTPATGTAARAYSEADVRFLQMMIPHHAQALEMTALVPSRSTRQDVRATAQRIELSQQDEIAMMQRWLRARRVPAAQAEHQHGAGHAHMPGMLTPQQMDRLRAASGAEFDRLFLEYMIQHHEGALAMVAELFATPGAGQEPELFSMASEVDSDQRMEIARMRAMLNGQLSGAPRN, from the coding sequence ATGTCGAAACTTCTACGGAGAACGGCGGCCCCCCTCGCGGCCGCCATCCTCGCGGCGTGCGGGCCGGCGGTGAGCGCGGACCCGCCCCAGAGCGCTCCGCCCGCGGTGCCCGTGCAGGCAACCACGCCCGCGACGGGAACGGCGGCGCGCGCCTACAGCGAGGCGGACGTGCGGTTTCTGCAGATGATGATTCCGCACCACGCGCAGGCGCTGGAGATGACGGCCCTGGTGCCGTCGCGGAGCACGCGGCAGGACGTCCGGGCGACGGCGCAGCGCATCGAGCTGTCGCAGCAGGACGAGATCGCCATGATGCAGCGGTGGCTGCGCGCGCGGCGGGTGCCCGCGGCGCAGGCGGAGCACCAGCACGGCGCCGGCCACGCGCACATGCCAGGAATGCTGACGCCCCAGCAGATGGACCGCCTGCGCGCGGCCAGCGGTGCGGAGTTCGACCGGCTGTTCCTGGAGTACATGATCCAGCACCACGAGGGCGCGCTGGCGATGGTGGCCGAGCTCTTCGCCACGCCCGGGGCGGGGCAGGAGCCGGAGCTGTTCTCGATGGCGTCGGAGGTGGATTCCGACCAGCGGATGGAAATCGCGCGGATGCGCGCGATGCTGAACGGGCAGCTCTCCGGGGCGCCCCGCAACTGA
- a CDS encoding NAD-dependent protein deacetylase: protein MPAVSTGPDLESLLDLVRGRRIVVLAGAGCSTESGIPDYRGPDARPRAPVQFQDFMRTEAARVRYWARSAAGWARFSAAQPNDAHAALARMEEGGAVRGIITQNVDGLHGAAGSRNVVELHGSLSSVRCMACGAVGPRDDFQRRLLAANREWAGEMAVRAESGEVRSAPDGDADLPAALLEAFRVPACERCGGVIKPDVVFFGENVPAERVEQAWNLFGEAEVLLVAGSSLTVYSGRRFIYRAQQDGVPIAIVNIGPTRADEVAAVKVEGRLGDVLPRLADALFIPANCAE from the coding sequence ATGCCTGCCGTTTCCACCGGCCCCGATCTCGAATCCCTGCTGGACCTGGTCCGCGGCCGGCGCATCGTGGTGCTGGCCGGGGCGGGATGCAGCACGGAATCCGGCATCCCCGACTATCGCGGGCCAGACGCGCGGCCCCGCGCCCCCGTGCAGTTCCAGGACTTCATGCGCACGGAGGCCGCACGCGTCCGCTACTGGGCGCGCAGCGCGGCCGGGTGGGCCCGCTTCTCGGCCGCGCAGCCCAACGATGCGCACGCTGCCCTGGCCCGGATGGAAGAAGGCGGCGCCGTCCGGGGCATCATCACCCAGAACGTCGACGGGCTGCACGGTGCCGCGGGGAGCCGCAACGTGGTGGAGCTGCACGGCTCGCTGTCGTCCGTGCGGTGCATGGCGTGTGGAGCGGTGGGGCCGCGCGACGACTTCCAGCGGCGGCTGCTGGCGGCGAACCGGGAATGGGCGGGTGAGATGGCCGTCCGCGCGGAGTCGGGCGAGGTGCGCTCGGCGCCGGACGGGGACGCAGACCTGCCCGCGGCGCTCCTGGAAGCGTTCCGCGTGCCCGCGTGCGAGAGATGCGGAGGGGTGATCAAGCCCGACGTGGTGTTCTTCGGCGAGAACGTGCCGGCGGAGCGGGTGGAGCAGGCGTGGAACCTGTTCGGCGAGGCGGAGGTGCTGCTGGTGGCGGGCTCGTCGCTGACGGTGTACTCCGGCCGCCGATTCATCTACCGCGCGCAGCAGGACGGCGTGCCCATCGCCATCGTCAACATCGGCCCCACGCGGGCGGACGAGGTGGCGGCCGTCAAGGTGGAGGGGCGCCTGGGCGACGTGCTGCCCCGGCTGGCGGATGCGCTATTTATTCCCGCGAACTGTGCCGAATAA